A region of the Candidatus Methylomirabilis sp. genome:
CTGCGGCTGCCGCCACGCCGTGGCGCTGGCCTCCGGAACGGATGCCCTGCACCTGGCGCTCAGGGCGGCGGGGATCGGGCCCGGGGACGAGGTCATCCTGCCGGCCTTCACCTTCATCGCGACGGCCGAGGCGGTGAGCTACCTCGGGGCGAGGCCGGTCTTCTGCGACGTGGACC
Encoded here:
- a CDS encoding aminotransferase class I/II-fold pyridoxal phosphate-dependent enzyme, with amino-acid sequence MTAETTIPPLDLQAEYGEIRGEVDAAIARVLASGAFILGSEGEALEAEVAAYCGCRHAVALASGTDALHLALRAAGIGPGDEVILPAFTFIATAEAVSYLGARPVFCDVD